GGGTACGATTAGTGGCACAGGTGCAATATTACGGTACTGGTCGTCGTAAAAAATCCGTAGCTCGGGTTCGCCTTGTTCCAGGAACAGGTCGCATTTTAATCAATAAGAGAGATATGGATGATTTCTTTGGGCTTGAAACATTAAAGCTCATCGTAAAGCAACCTTTAGTTTTGACAGAAACATTAAATAACTATGATGTTTTGGTAAATGTAAAAGGCGGAGGATTTACCGGTCAAGCGGGAGCCATTCGTCATGGAATCGCCAGAGCCCTCTTAAAGGTCAACTCTGAATTCCGTGGCCCCCTTAAGCGTGCCGGCTTCCTAACGCGTGACCCAAGAATGAAAGAACGTAAGAAATACGGTCTTAAAGCAGCGCGCCGCGCACCACAATTCTCCAAACGTTAATTTCGATTTGATCAAAATCCACTCGGTTTTTCAACTGAGTGGATTTTTTGTTGACGTATTTCTAATCAAATATTATTTTCCCTTTAAACGTTTTATAACTCATTAAAAAGAGAGTATAATGTCTTCATACTCCATGATGGAGGTTGGATAGTAGACACTATCTAAAAAAATGATATACTATTCAGCACTGTATCCAAAAATTGTGCATAGGATATAGATCTTTTAAAGAGGGAGTCATTTAAATGGAGAGTTTCAAAATTCTTATTGTAGAAGATGAAAAGCAGATTGTAAGATTTTTA
This is a stretch of genomic DNA from Microaerobacter geothermalis. It encodes these proteins:
- the rpsI gene encoding 30S ribosomal protein S9, with amino-acid sequence MAQVQYYGTGRRKKSVARVRLVPGTGRILINKRDMDDFFGLETLKLIVKQPLVLTETLNNYDVLVNVKGGGFTGQAGAIRHGIARALLKVNSEFRGPLKRAGFLTRDPRMKERKKYGLKAARRAPQFSKR